A window of Candidatus Methanomethylophilaceae archaeon genomic DNA:
GCAGCTTTCTCAGGTATATCGCGTATCTGACCATGGCTCCCAAGGGATACATGATGCCATAGAAGATTATGAAAATGTCAAGGCGGTCCAAGGCGGCGAAGATCGGTATCAGAACGATCATGTTGGTGAACGCCACCGGATTCAGCATGAAAAGCGCGGCGACGCCTTTCCTGCCGGCGAACCTTTTCCCTTCCACTCCGAGGGACCCCTCGTTCCCGTCTATGGTTTCTTCCGGCATCAGGCGGTTGTAGATGTTGGTCAGATCGATGATCAGGACCATGCAGATCCCGGCGGCGACGCCCAAGATCAGATACGCCACGGGATCGAATCCGAACCCCAATATCGGCTTGCATCCGGCGGCATACGCGGAATGTCCGATGAAGAACATCAGCAGCGGATACGATACGCGGTGGTTGACCCCGTCCAGGTAGTCTCCGCGGGGTGATTTGAGGCCGGTATATCTTGCCACAGGCCCGTCGGTGCAGTCCAAGGCGTATGCGATGACCCACGCGATTCCGCAGAGGATGTTCAGGATGTAATCCCCGAAATAGAACCCAATGGAAGCGACGATCATCAGGAGGCCCCAGAAGGCGGTTATGGCGTTCGGGGTGGCGCGGATTTTGAGGCATATCCCTCCGAGCGGAACGGCCAGAGGATTGTATACGTACTTCTCGGACGCGTTGAGGTTCTCGTGGTCCAAACACTCGATATAACGGCGCCAATCGATGCTCATCTTAACGTAACCTTCTTGCAGTTGTCCTTCGCCATTATATAACGGTATCTTCGCTTGCCGCATCCCCAGGGGAGGCTTTCCTGGTCCCCAGCCTGTCCCGGATGTAGATTATGGCGATGGACGCGATCCCGATGTACTGGACGACGAAGCCGAGCACGTACACGAGGTTAAGGTACTTGCCTCCGCTGCTGTCCAAAAACGCGAACATGTCAGATATCCACTCCAACGAAGGCCATCCGGTCGCCAAGGACAGCGGCAGAAGGTTGGTAGGCGTCGTAGACGCGAAGATTATCGCGGAGCTGATCCAGATTATTATCCATGGCACGAGGAACCTCCTGTCTTTGGCCGCGATCTGGATCGCCAGCAGGGGTATCAGCGACACCACGTATTGCGGCGCGGGAGGATACAGCATGCAGAGCGTCATGCAAATGAAAGAGCCGGTGAACAGCCTCTCCTTCAGGTCTTTCTCATCTCCTTTGTACACCCACAGGCCGACGAACAGGGTGGCAACTACAACAGCGCCGTAGCATATCACGCGCGTGAAGCCCTCGATCTGGGATGTCACAGATGTTGCTTTTGACCCGGTCGAGAATCCGGTGCGGTCGGTGATGAATCTGAAGCACTCGGATATGTCTCCCGTCATCAGCTGAGGCAGGAAGATAGCCGCCAGTATCCCCAATCCGCCCGCTGCCGCTATGAGGAAATGGGGGACGGCTTTTTCCGTCCCTCTCTCAGACGCGAAGAAGTAGAATACCATCGGCAGGAACAGGAACACGGGGAACAATTTCGTCGTCGCGGCGATCGCAAAGCACATGCCCATCAGCAAATACTTCTTGTGGAGGAGGAAGAACAGCGACAAGACCATGAAAGCCGCCCCTATTGAATCCGGCATCCCGATGATTCCCGAGGATCCCATCACGGTCAGGCTGAGCCACACCAGCGAGAACGCGGCTATCGAGCGGAAGCGGTCTCCGGTGAGTTCCTTCGCCAGCCTGCCGGCGACCAGCGATGCGACGAGGTCGAACAGTATCAGCGGGGCTTTGGAGCAGTAGTTGAACACGACAGACGTCACGATGGATATGGTGTGGTTCGGGCTCTGCTCGAAGAGCGCTATCTCCGGCACTTTGACTCCCATCTCGCCGATATCCAGGAAGGCGTTCGATAAGCCGTTGACCAGCCCCAGGATGTAGCCGCAGACCGGCGTGTAATAGTATCCTTCGATGTCGTACAGGCCTCCGCCGGCGTTGATGTTGCGGATGATTATCGCCCAATAGTTCGAGTCGAATATCAGCGCGAACGCCATGATAATCAGGCGCGCGATCAGCCCTATCGCGAATACCGTGAGGAGAGGATGCTTCGACCTCTCGGTCCAGGCGCGCACGGATCCTGCGAACCCATCAAGGCGCATAGAACGTCCTCCCCCAATCAGTGTACGTCCCTCCCATGTACACATACAGATGGCATTCCCCGTCGAAATCCATCGACCCATGGGCGGTCCCTCTGGTCACTTTCCCTTCGGCGCAATCCAGCACAGAGCTGTCGCAGCCTATCCCGGCCGCAATGGTCTGCCCTATGTCATCGAACTGCTCCAGATCGGGGCCTCCCGCGAAGACGGTTATGCAGCCGCTTCCGAAAGGCGCCGCGGCGATGGTAGAATATCCTTCGCGGACGTAGCCCAACTGCAATCCTTTGCTGAGGCCGAATAGCGTGGTGCTGCCTTTGAGCGAGAGGGCATCCGTGAACCCGTTCTCTATGACATCCCCGGTTATGTACGAAGAGATGTCTTTGCTGGAGGCGTCGATTGCGTCGTCGCTCCCGAAGAGCAGTTCCCTGTTTTCCTCGACCAAATATATGGCATCCCCGTCGGAATGGAATCTGCCCGCTTCGGATCCCAGCCAATACAGCCTGCCTCCATCGCGGACCCAACTCAGAAGCGGGTCGTCGGCATTCCCTGAATACACCGAGGACGGCAGCGCGAAAGATACGGACAGTATTCCCGTATTGCCGGGGTCGTCGGTGGTCTCCGCGATGGCTTCCTCCAGCCCGGCGCGGTCCACCGTCTCGACTGAAGTGAACCCTCTGAAGCGGAGCATCTGGGTTATCTGCTCGGCGGCATATCCCCAGTCGAACGCCAGAGGTCCCATGCCATCCGCGACCATGCCGCTGGCCTCGCTGTGGAGGTCTCCGGCGCGCTCGTCAACGTATATGTACAGCTTGCCCAGAGGCTCCCCGCCGCCGATGAGGACGGCCGAATACACGTCAGACCCGCTGCATTCCACGGAGAAATCGACGCGGCCGTCCGACCATTCCGCGGACGCATCGCGGTCGATCCCGGGGTTATACGTCAGATAGCCTCCAACCAGAATCAGCGCGACGAGAGCAATCGTCAGGATGGCGTAATGGGTGGTGCCGAATTCCATGTTCCGTCGCCCATCCATGTGTCCATATAAAACCTGATTAGATAGATGGATCGCAGGGATGCCAAAGAAAACGGAAGAATCGGGGGAGTTCCCCCTTTAAGTTTCAAAGAACCGTGGAATCGACGCAGGAAATCTCTCCGACGCCTTCCATCTCGCTGATGGCGGCTTCGAGCTTTCCTCCGACTCCCTCGTCGGAATCGTCGATGATGAATTCGGCGGTGAGCTTCATCATACCGAAGAAAGCCTCTTCGAGACCGGTTTTCTGGAGTTTGACTCCAGCGGGAAGTACGGAGGGGAGTTTCTCGAGGACCTTTTTCATATCGACATCGGGGTTCTCGGGCATGATTTCGTATTTGGCGAACAACTCTCCCATATGAGCACCTCAAGGTCCAATGAATCCGCATTTCTTGCATTCGTAGGGGACGCCCTGGTCGCGGCACTGATCGCACCTTCCGATCTCATACTCCCCGCATTTGGGGCACTTGAAGAAGGTGTTGCCGTGGCCGATGAGCCTCTTGCCGCATGAAGAGCATATTTTATCGGCTGCCATGATGCGTCCGATATTGCTACACCTATTTAAGAGGATAGCCCGATTCTTTTCTTTAATAAGATTGGGACGGCTTTTTTTGAGGAGGTTCGGACCGCCGGCGCTCAGGCATCCGCTTCCCATATCTTAAGCGATTTTCGGCATTGTTTGATAAGGCCATACGACTATTCTCCCGCAGGTGTAATAGATGAAGATACAGGCTGATTGCATCCCATGCCTCATGAAACGCGCTCTTTTCCAGTGCAGGCTGGACGACCGCGTAGACGACTATTCTGCCATGGAAGCCTGCGCGAAAGCCATGGCCAAGGCGTTAGGGCCGGACAAGACGACATCCGAAGTCGGGACTGCCGTCCACGAGGCCTCCTATGCCAAGATGCTTACCGAGGACCCTTACAAAAAGATAAAAGTCAGCGCCGACAACATCGCCGACGGCCTTGCCATGCGCGCCC
This region includes:
- a CDS encoding CDP-alcohol phosphatidyltransferase family protein, whose protein sequence is MSIDWRRYIECLDHENLNASEKYVYNPLAVPLGGICLKIRATPNAITAFWGLLMIVASIGFYFGDYILNILCGIAWVIAYALDCTDGPVARYTGLKSPRGDYLDGVNHRVSYPLLMFFIGHSAYAAGCKPILGFGFDPVAYLILGVAAGICMVLIIDLTNIYNRLMPEETIDGNEGSLGVEGKRFAGRKGVAALFMLNPVAFTNMIVLIPIFAALDRLDIFIIFYGIMYPLGAMVRYAIYLRKLPKPM
- a CDS encoding DUF2029 domain-containing protein, translated to MRLDGFAGSVRAWTERSKHPLLTVFAIGLIARLIIMAFALIFDSNYWAIIIRNINAGGGLYDIEGYYYTPVCGYILGLVNGLSNAFLDIGEMGVKVPEIALFEQSPNHTISIVTSVVFNYCSKAPLILFDLVASLVAGRLAKELTGDRFRSIAAFSLVWLSLTVMGSSGIIGMPDSIGAAFMVLSLFFLLHKKYLLMGMCFAIAATTKLFPVFLFLPMVFYFFASERGTEKAVPHFLIAAAGGLGILAAIFLPQLMTGDISECFRFITDRTGFSTGSKATSVTSQIEGFTRVICYGAVVVATLFVGLWVYKGDEKDLKERLFTGSFICMTLCMLYPPAPQYVVSLIPLLAIQIAAKDRRFLVPWIIIWISSAIIFASTTPTNLLPLSLATGWPSLEWISDMFAFLDSSGGKYLNLVYVLGFVVQYIGIASIAIIYIRDRLGTRKASPGDAASEDTVI
- a CDS encoding translation elongation factor EF-1beta; protein product: MGELFAKYEIMPENPDVDMKKVLEKLPSVLPAGVKLQKTGLEEAFFGMMKLTAEFIIDDSDEGVGGKLEAAISEMEGVGEISCVDSTVL
- a CDS encoding DUF1610 domain-containing protein, translating into MAADKICSSCGKRLIGHGNTFFKCPKCGEYEIGRCDQCRDQGVPYECKKCGFIGP